The following is a genomic window from Micromonospora cathayae.
CCCGGCGGCGCGGGTACGGTGCCGGTGTCCCGGGCGGTGCACCCGGTGCCGTCCGGGCCGGGCGGTGGACTCAGGACGAGGCCGACGAGGTCGGCTTCCACAGATCGGCGATCTCCGCGAGGTTGACGACCAGCAGCGCCAGGACGCCACCGGCCACGGCGCAGAGCGCGACAGCGGCGAGCGGCAGACCCGTGGGGCCGGGCGACGCCACCGACCCGACCAGCCCGAGGACGGCGAGGCCGAACAGGGCGAGATTCCGCACCACGTCGATCCGGGTCGGTGGCCGCGAGGACACCCCGAAGCAGTGGCACGGCTCGACCGAGCCACGACGGATCATGGTGACGATCGCGCCCGTGAAGACCGCCATCATCAGGGCGGCCAGCAGGAACGCGGCGACCATCAGTACGGGCACCACGACCGCCACCGCGATCGTGACCTCGGCCAGCACCACCGCCGACGCCACGGCCGGCACCCATCGGCGGGGCACGGGAAGCATCCGGGGCAGGGAGTCCCGGAAGTCGGCGAACGCGCCGACCTTCGCGGTCTTGCTCCCGGCGGCCATGGCGAACGTCACGCACAACGCTCCCTGGCTGGCGACGGTCAACCAGGTCAACCAGTTCGTATTCATTCTGACGCGAACCCCCGTTCAGCGCGTTCAGCTCCACTCTGCACGGTGAGCAGGACGCGAGCCGGACCAAAGATACATGAGGATCACTTTGTTTGCAGCCGGCGGCGACGCCCGGACCAGGTCCGGGCACGGGGGCGGTCAGGCCGGTCGGAACGCGGCCCCGGTCGACTGGCCGGTCTCCGGGCGGGCCAGGCAGTGCACCAGCCAACCCCCGTCGGCGGGGAGTTCCACCGGCCAGGCGTCCCGTACCCAACCGCGGGTGTCGCCCGGCTCGGCACGGCGCGCCGCCAGATTCGACGTCGAGCAGGCCACCTTGATCACGTCGTGGGTGAGCAGTTCGTCCTGCGGCAGGTCGGTCGCGTCGTCGGGCAGCCGGACCGCGGCGAACGTCTCCCAGGAGTGCTCACCGGCGCAGTCCGCCTTCCGGGGCGGCATGGCGGTCCCGCTGATGCTGACCAGTCCACCCCAGCACAACGGTGTGGTCGGGCACAGTTCCGCCCCGCAGGCGGCGAACCCGGCCGGCACCGCCGGTCCGGCCGACGGCGTGCCGCCCGGCCCACCTGGGCCGTCGTCGGCCGGTGATCCGGTGCCGTCGCCGCCGAACGCCTGCCAGGCCGCGAGCCCGCCGGCCAGGACCAGGGCGACCGTACCGGCCAGCACCGCCCACCGCCGCCGCGTCGACCGTCCCCGGGCGGAGACCGCCGGACCGGGTGGCGGAGTGGAGACCGACGGACCCGGAGCCGGCGACACCGGTGGGGCCGGCGCCACGACCGGGGGTACCGGCGGCATTGGCGCGGCCGGGACGGGCGGGGCCGGGACCGGCGGGGCGGCGATCGGTGGGACCGCCGGCGGGTGGGCGACCGCACCGGACGACCAGCGGGCGGCGTGGGCCAGCGCGGCGGCGGACGGCCAGCGGTCGGCCGGCTCGGTGGCCAGGGCCCGCTCGACGACCGTGCGTACCGGTTGGGGTACGTCGGCACCGAGGGCCCGGGGGACCGCCTGCACCCGTTGCAGCGCGACCGCGTACGGGTTGTCCCCGGTGAACGGGCGCTGCCCGGCCAGACACTCGTACGCGGCGAGACCGAGCGAGTAGACGTCGCTGAGCGCGGTGGCCGGCCGGCCGAGCACCTGCTCCGGTGAGAGGTAGGTGGGCGTGCCGAGGACCGCCCCGGACGCGGTGAGCAGGGAGGCGTCCTGCCGGCGGGAGATGCCGAAGTCGGTGATCAGCAGCGACCCGTTGGGCCGGACCAGCAGGTTGGCCGGTTTGATGTCGCGGTGCACGATGCCGCACTCGTGGACCGCCTGGAGCCCGTCCGCCGCCTGCGCCACCAGGTGCATGGTGTCGGCGGGGGAGAGCCGGCCGTGCCGGGCCAGGAGCTGGGACAGCGACTGCCCGTCGACGAACTCCATCACCAGGAAGGTCAGCC
Proteins encoded in this region:
- a CDS encoding MauE/DoxX family redox-associated membrane protein encodes the protein MNTNWLTWLTVASQGALCVTFAMAAGSKTAKVGAFADFRDSLPRMLPVPRRWVPAVASAVVLAEVTIAVAVVVPVLMVAAFLLAALMMAVFTGAIVTMIRRGSVEPCHCFGVSSRPPTRIDVVRNLALFGLAVLGLVGSVASPGPTGLPLAAVALCAVAGGVLALLVVNLAEIADLWKPTSSASS
- a CDS encoding serine/threonine-protein kinase, with product MLLPGLRLGDRYRLDARIGAGGMGEVWRAVDVVLGRTVAVKAMLPDVADDPDFARRFLVEAKAMASVNHPAVASIHDYGHSDGLTFLVMEFVDGQSLSQLLARHGRLSPADTMHLVAQAADGLQAVHECGIVHRDIKPANLLVRPNGSLLITDFGISRRQDASLLTASGAVLGTPTYLSPEQVLGRPATALSDVYSLGLAAYECLAGQRPFTGDNPYAVALQRVQAVPRALGADVPQPVRTVVERALATEPADRWPSAAALAHAARWSSGAVAHPPAVPPIAAPPVPAPPVPAAPMPPVPPVVAPAPPVSPAPGPSVSTPPPGPAVSARGRSTRRRWAVLAGTVALVLAGGLAAWQAFGGDGTGSPADDGPGGPGGTPSAGPAVPAGFAACGAELCPTTPLCWGGLVSISGTAMPPRKADCAGEHSWETFAAVRLPDDATDLPQDELLTHDVIKVACSTSNLAARRAEPGDTRGWVRDAWPVELPADGGWLVHCLARPETGQSTGAAFRPA